The Saccharomyces paradoxus chromosome XV, complete sequence DNA window CTAACCCAGGAGCAACTACAAGTATTGGAGACAGAACATTCGGAACTgctaaatcaaaaaaatgagcaattgaaaaaagtagagaccataaacaaaacaatCTTAGACATTGTTAATATACAGAACGAATTGTCCAATCATCTAACAGTACAATCTCAAAATATCAATCTAATGCTGAACAATCAAGATGACATTGAATTGAATATTAAAAAGGGAAATAAGGAGTTGCGTAAAGCGAAAAGAGCTGCTGGGAGAACTGCTAAAATGACCACTTATGGTGCCATTATCATGGgtatctttattttgttcCTAGATTATGTAGGTTAATACCGCTTTTCATAAGATATATGTAAAAAGGGTTACAAGAGATCAATATATCATCAACCTATCACTACTGATTTTATAAATTAAACAATAAGTATAAATTCTTAGTTGTACGTTTATTGGCATATAATTCTGCCAGCTGCAATGACTTTATGATCTATTGatgttaaaaaaatattgttggTAACGTATTTGGAATCAATCACCTTGAGAGCAAAGTTTGGTTCCATGATTTCGACCTCGACAATTAGTGACTGATTTGGATTAATTGAGGTGTCGTTAGTTCCATGAATTTTCACCAATTTGACCGCGCTGTATGTCAAATTATGGTAAAGAAGCAATTCAGAACCCAAGTGTAGGCGACCATTTAGTGCGCGCGTTTGGAATGACAACTTTATTAACCGCAAAGATAACAACTTTAATGTATTTGGTAAGTTGGGCAATAGAGTATTCGCCTTTCTAGAGTGAATTATTAAATCGTCCTTATGAATGTgaaattcctttttcgCGAGGTCTTCAGTATTATGAATCTTGACAAGAATCTCCAAAATGTCAGATTTCACACCGACTGTTAAAttgttttttatattaGTCTCCAATATtagttttgatttcttcattcttgTAATTATACCATAATAGTGGATCTCTTCATGTTGCGTATGAATTTCAATTGTCTGGCCTGATTGAATATAGCCGCTTTTGATAAGAACTTTGAGCGACACATGATGTGTCTCCGCTGTTGGTTGGGAAACAGACGATTGCAGTATTAAGCCTATAAATGGCTCTTCCAAAGTTGTTTCTATCTTGTTCATATTAAGCTCCATCAAGAAATAGAGttgagagaaaaatgttGGACCTTCATACCATTCAGGAACATCATTTATAGCGTCAAATTCTGATTTATACTTAGACTtcgtaatttttttaacattattcaaatttgaacCTAATAAACCGGAACACGGGATAAATTGGAATTGTGCTTCTTTCCATTGAAAGTTTTCGGTCAACACATAAGTTAACTCAGACTGAATCATTTCTAGTCGTTGCTTGTCCCAACTAATTAGATCTGCCttattcaaaagaattatCAAATGCTTCTTGCACGCGGAGATTTCGTTTAAGTATGAGATCActtttaaaattttataaatCTGATTATTTGGACCATCTAATGACTTCTCCCATGAGTCATAATTACAATCAATAACCAATGCATAAACTTCTGGATCAAACGTCAGAATTGAGTTAACggtttctttatcaaaatattGGATATTGCCAGGCGTGTCAATAAGTGTCAaggatgatgatggtgGTAATAaattattctttatttgaaCGATTTTCTTAAACATGGAAAATCCATTCATTCTCTCTGTTTTGGTATTGTCTAGAATGATCTTGAAACTATTTGAGGGTATGGAATCCAAATTgctactttttttttgtaattccCTCATCGACGGTATAGAAATTTCGTTTAGCTCATATAAAAGATGACCAAGCAAAGTGGATTTGCCTGAATTTGTAGCGCCGAGAAACAAACATGTTAAATTCAAAGGATGGGTTGCGATGAATGAATGAATATCAATTGACTCAGTAGGTGCTGTTTGAAGGTTaattgattcttttttttcggtCTTGAGCGGTGACTTgatattcaaattttctaatttttcattgaaagCATTCAATTGGGCTGATAGTATTATATCATCGGGGCTTGGTctattgaaattttcaatggCTACGTTACGAGATTTTTTCGGCAGAGTGGAGGGTACGAAAATGCCAAGGAGTTCATCGTAATGCCTTTTCAAAGACAGagatgatgattttgatgGCGATAGCAGTATTTCTGTACTTGAGGCGCTTTTTCCACCGTTCATAATAAAGTTTGTTAATGCAAAATCGTCAGCTTGGTTTACGCACGGATCGTCTTTCAATAAACAGTAACGATTTATTTCGTTTATAACGTCCCATGATTCTTCAACGTTTAGTTTAACACCAAATGATTTCCCTTTCGTAGAAAactcattttctttgctttcaGGCGTTACTGATTTTTCTTGCCTCTCCAAATCActatttgatttctttaaGGCAGACAATTTTAAACTTAATGAAATAGTATGCTGATCCGAGATACAATCGCTCCTTTTTATCTTGTCTTTTGCAAGAAGGCTCTTCAGATCTTTCTTTCTAATCTCAGCATTCCTATCTTTAGTTCCTCTATTCTTATGTAGTCGTTCAAGTAAGGAAGCACTTTTAGATGTATTCTGAGATTGGTCTGCATTTGAGAGGCCTTTAGACTTTTCTaccctttttcttgctaATTGTTCTAATAAAGACATGTCCGGTGATACTATGAGTTTCAAATACCACTTTCTCACACGTACAATGTAGAGGGCTCTAGAGATTCATACCGTCACTCagttatattataatactTATACACTCCGGTCCGGGTTATACAATACTTTGACGTGGAATTGaaaactggaaaaaaactCCACTAGTTGAAGTTAGTATCAAATGAAGAGGCTCATTATCGtcattctttcttcttgaaacAATCTCAAGAGGAGCCAAAGCAAAAGGTTGcttaatatataatatcACGGCAATGGGAGACTATGATAGTGCCAAATACTGGGCCAAGCAGGGAGTTCGTCGAGGGTTACAGAAAACGCGCTACTACTGCCAAATATGCCAAAGGCAGTGTAAAGATGCAAACGGGTTTCAATCGCATAATAAATCGCCGTCGCACCTAAGAAAGATTAGTCAAGTGACAGCTGAGGATGCTAAGCGCTACAATGACCAATTTGAGAAGGGCTTTCTACAGTTATTAAAGCAGCGGCACGGGGAGAAATGGATAGATGCCAACAAGGTATACAACGAGTATGTCCAAGATCGCGACCATATACATATGAATGCGACCATGCATCGCTCTTTGACGCAGTTTGTCCGTCAACTAGGTCGCGCGGGCAAGGTAGACGTTGATATGGATATTGATGACAAATCGGAGAGCGTTGAAGGTCCCTTGCTCATCAGGATCCATCCATCATCTTTGTTACCAGCTTCTGAAGATGGACTGTTGCAAAGTCAACAAGAAGAGCAGGAAATCATAGCCGCCgagcttttgaaaaggcaACTCCGTCGTGCTAAGCGACAAATTGAAGAGGTAAACCGCTCATCTCAACCAGAGATTAGATCGGAAATAAGCGGGAAGAGCACTTCGGAACCGGTTCGAGTCACCTTCCACGGCAATGGTCGggtaaataaaaagaaaaagaaggtcCCTCCACGGAAAGACGGTATCAAGTTCCGttgaatgaaaatttttctttcaagcGATGAGGTTAGcaaaattgttcaaaaaataagcCTAAATGTGTTTAGAAGGTAGTGAGAATTGATATCCCAAACTGTTCATATTTGTATACACATATTAAAGGAGATGATGAGTAATGGACACGTTAAATTTGATGCGGATGAAGGTGCAGCCAGCGCAAGTGCTGTCACAGATAGACAAGATGATATGCTGgtaatatcaaaaaagaacaaggaAGCGCATCTAAGTAGTGATGAGGAAAgcgatgacgatgatgctccacaagaagaaggacTCCACTCTGGAAAAACTGAGGCAGAATCACAGATTATTCAGAGGGAAGAAGCTATAAGGCTAGAACAGTCACAACTACGGTCCAAGAGAAGGAAGCAAAATGAATTATATTCCaagcagaaaaaattagTGAATGGAGCAGAGGCCACTGATGAGATAATTGCTGAGCTTCCTAAAGAGTTGCTAGAGAATATAGATCAGAAGGATGAAGGTAGTGTGCACAGTCCATCTTCAAGACATGTAACCTTTGATGAATTGGATG harbors:
- the SKI7 gene encoding Ski7p (Coupling protein for the Ski complex and cytoplasmic exosome~similar to YOR076C) yields the protein MSLLEQLARKRVEKSKGLSNADQSQNTSKSASLLERLHKNRGTKDRNAEIRKKDLKSLLAKDKIKRSDCISDQHTISLSLKLSALKKSNSDLERQEKSVTPESKENEFSTKGKSFGVKLNVEESWDVINEINRYCLLKDDPCVNQADDFALTNFIMNGGKSASSTEILLSPSKSSSLSLKRHYDELLGIFVPSTLPKKSRNVAIENFNRPSPDDIILSAQLNAFNEKLENLNIKSPLKTEKKESINLQTAPTESIDIHSFIATHPLNLTCLFLGATNSGKSTLLGHLLYELNEISIPSMRELQKKSSNLDSIPSNSFKIILDNTKTERMNGFSMFKKIVQIKNNLLPPSSSLTLIDTPGNIQYFDKETVNSILTFDPEVYALVIDCNYDSWEKSLDGPNNQIYKILKVISYLNEISACKKHLIILLNKADLISWDKQRLEMIQSELTYVLTENFQWKEAQFQFIPCSGLLGSNLNNVKKITKSKYKSEFDAINDVPEWYEGPTFFSQLYFLMELNMNKIETTLEEPFIGLILQSSVSQPTAETHHVSLKVLIKSGYIQSGQTIEIHTQHEEIHYYGIITRMKKSKLILETNIKNNLTVGVKSDILEILVKIHNTEDLAKKEFHIHKDDLIIHSRKANTLLPNLPNTLKLLSLRLIKLSFQTRALNGRLHLGSELLLYHNLTYSAVKLVKIHGTNDTSINPNQSLIVEVEIMEPNFALKVIDSKYVTNNIFLTSIDHKVIAAGRIICQ
- the BUD21 gene encoding Bud21p (Component of small ribosomal subunit (SSU) processosome~similar to YOR078W) → MMSNGHVKFDADEGAASASAVTDRQDDMLVISKKNKEAHLSSDEESDDDDAPQEEGLHSGKTEAESQIIQREEAIRLEQSQLRSKRRKQNELYSKQKKLVNGAEATDEIIAELPKELLENIDQKDEGSVHSPSSRHVTFDELDESDEDEDEETLAKVIKAKKRKTLKNLRKDSVKRGKFKIQLLSTTQDSKTLPPKKESSIIRSRDRWLNRKTLNKG
- the RTS2 gene encoding Rts2p (Basic zinc-finger protein~similar to YOR077W), producing the protein MGDYDSAKYWAKQGVRRGLQKTRYYCQICQRQCKDANGFQSHNKSPSHLRKISQVTAEDAKRYNDQFEKGFLQLLKQRHGEKWIDANKVYNEYVQDRDHIHMNATMHRSLTQFVRQLGRAGKVDVDMDIDDKSESVEGPLLIRIHPSSLLPASEDGLLQSQQEEQEIIAAELLKRQLRRAKRQIEEVNRSSQPEIRSEISGKSTSEPVRVTFHGNGRVNKKKKKVPPRKDGIKFR